In Methanosphaera sp. ISO3-F5, a genomic segment contains:
- a CDS encoding uroporphyrinogen decarboxylase family protein, producing MDLNLRDNLIAALTTEDNEVTPVGSFPATCMIELMEKEGVSWPKGHTDAEDMATIAASAYEHVGLESMVLPFDLCFEADALGCEIALTDHDNSSSTINCPFDIETFEAPEDYIHNARFPAMVEATNILHEKYDDKDVPIVGAMSGPLTVLGQCLGIEGVLKDINTKINVVEDALDEVNIALIEQIELYNELDMDAIVLYEPNGAPELLAPPLYKQLLNPLHEELTDTSDIPMVLHICGNSLPQAENMLSTGYQGISIADDVDINEAQAVRERLGSDTVVCGNISVTDTLFMKSPEAVKEEVKVALDKNVGVLLPACMIAPLSPAENVRAMVQARNEYFGI from the coding sequence ATGGATCTTAATTTAAGAGATAATTTAATAGCAGCATTAACAACAGAAGATAATGAAGTAACTCCAGTAGGATCTTTTCCCGCAACATGTATGATAGAATTAATGGAAAAAGAAGGAGTTTCCTGGCCAAAAGGACATACTGATGCTGAAGACATGGCAACAATTGCAGCAAGTGCATACGAACATGTAGGATTAGAAAGTATGGTTTTACCATTCGATTTATGTTTCGAAGCAGATGCATTAGGATGTGAAATTGCACTAACTGATCATGACAACTCATCATCAACAATCAACTGTCCATTCGACATAGAAACATTCGAAGCACCAGAAGACTACATCCACAATGCAAGATTCCCTGCAATGGTAGAAGCAACCAACATATTACATGAAAAATATGATGATAAAGACGTACCAATAGTAGGAGCAATGAGTGGTCCATTAACCGTTCTAGGACAATGTCTAGGAATAGAAGGAGTATTAAAAGATATAAACACAAAAATAAATGTTGTTGAAGATGCATTAGATGAAGTAAACATTGCTTTAATTGAACAAATAGAACTATATAATGAATTAGATATGGATGCAATCGTATTATATGAACCAAACGGAGCACCAGAACTATTAGCACCACCATTATACAAACAATTATTAAACCCACTACATGAAGAACTAACAGATACCTCCGACATCCCAATGGTATTACACATATGTGGAAACTCACTTCCACAAGCAGAAAACATGCTAAGTACCGGTTACCAGGGAATAAGTATTGCAGATGATGTAGACATAAACGAAGCACAAGCAGTACGTGAAAGATTAGGTTCAGATACTGTAGTATGTGGAAACATTTCAGTAACAGATACATTATTCATGAAATCACCAGAAGCAGTAAAAGAAGAAGTAAAAGTAGCACTAGACAAAAATGTAGGAGTATTATTACCAGCATGTATGATTGCACCATTATCACCAGCAGAAAACGTACGTGCAATGGTTCAAGCAAGAAACGAATACTTTGGAATATAA